The Kluyveromyces lactis strain NRRL Y-1140 chromosome B complete sequence genome contains a region encoding:
- the ANT1 gene encoding Ant1p (similar to uniprot|Q06497 Saccharomyces cerevisiae YPR128C ANT1 Peroxisomal adenine nucleotide transporter involved in beta-oxidation of medium-chain fatty acid required for peroxisome proliferation), with amino-acid sequence MASLENAFVGAVSSGFANLAVYPLDLAKTVIQTQLKQGDLYPSSDVQADVSTKESTGSSKPKKHGIQQIKPKPEPPTATKESLEQRYKHALDVIVKVYRNEGFGGLYHGLSASLLGTFIQSFSYFFWYTLIRRHYFRVKKVKGEAARFSTIEELLLSMLAAATSQLFTNPINIVSTKQQTRRGLEGDNSFKAIAKEVYDEDGITGFWKSLKVSLVLTINPSITYASAEKLKDILYHVEWNAKDLNDSSLQLKPGQNFLIGVLSKIISTCLTHPLIVAKASLQRSSSKFTSFQEVLTYLYRHEGAHALWKGLLPQLTKGVIVQGLLFMFKGELAKHIKKLLFLLQVYRKGRTIKAN; translated from the coding sequence ATGGCAAGTTTAGAGAATGCTTTCGTTGGGGCAGTCTCCAGCGGGTTTGCCAATTTGGCAGTGTATCCACTTGATTTGGCGAAAACTGTGATTCAAACTCAGTTGAAACAAGGTGATTTGTACCCTTCTTCTGATGTTCAAGCTGATGTCTCTACCAAGGAAAGTACTGGCTCCAGTAAACCGAAGAAACACGGTATACAGCAGATTAAACCGAAGCCTGAACCTCCGACAGCGACTAAAGAGTCATTGGAGCAGCGGTATAAGCATGCATTAGATGTGATTGTAAAAGTTTATCGGAATGAAGGGTTTGGTGGATTATACCATGGGTTAAGCGCATCATTGCTTGGAACTTTCATACAGAGTTTCTCttatttcttctggtaTACCTTGATCAGAAGACATTATTTCCGTGTGAAGAAAGTGAAGGGTGAGGCTGCCAggttttcaacaattgaagaattgcTGCTTTCCATGCTGGCAGCAGCAACCTCTCAGTTATTCACTAATCCAATCAACATTGTTTCGACAAAACAACAGACTAGACGTGGTTTAGAAGGGGACAACAGTTTCAAGGCTATTGCCAAGGAGGTTTATGATGAGGATGGGATTACTGGATTCTGGAAAAGTCTGAAAGTCTCGTTAGTCCTAACGATAAATCCTTCCATTACTTATGCCTCAGCcgagaaattgaaagatataCTTTACCATGTGGAATGGAACGCCAAGGATTTGAACGATTCCTCTTTGCAATTGAAACCTGGTCAGAATTTCTTGATTGGTGTACTCTCTAAGATCATCTCAACTTGCCTCACCCATCCATTGATTGTGGCAAAAGCATCATTACAACGTTCCTCATCCAAATTCACCAGCTTCCAAGAAGTTCTAACTTATTTATACCGCCATGAAGGTGCCCATGCCCTCTGGAAGGGTCTTCTCCCCCAATTAACCAAAGGTGTGATTGTTCAAGGCTTGTTATTTATGTTCAAGGGAGAACTAGCTAAACACATCAAGAAGCTACTATTTTTGTTGCAGGTTTATAGGAAAGGAAGAACTATCAAAGCCAATTGA
- the NAT3 gene encoding peptide alpha-N-acetyltransferase complex B subunit NAT3 (similar to uniprot|Q06504 Saccharomyces cerevisiae YPR131C NAT3 Catalytic subunit of the NatB N-terminal acetyltransferase which catalyzes acetylation of the amino-terminal methionine residues of all proteins beginning with Met-Asp or Met-Glu and of some proteins beginning with Met-Asn or Met-Met) → MTSVQPFEATDFFSLNAVNLDTFTENFPIEFYLEYLILWPSLMFKSIEMTSPLHGSEEYEISGYMMGKTEGKGQDWHAHITAVTISPRFRRISLASMLCDTLKTITDNSPHNVNFIDLFVKCNNQLAISLYEKLGYSVYRRVVGYYNSQTDPIPSRSTKPNDLKDAFDMRHGMERDQGKSLRADGRKHNCLPMDIRF, encoded by the coding sequence ATGACATCTGTTCAGCCATTTGAGGCTACTGATTTTTTCAGTTTAAATGCAGTGAATCTAGATACATTTACAGAGAACTTTCCTATTGAGTTTTATCTTGAATATCTAATTCTATGGCCATCGCTAATGTTCAAGAGCATAGAGATGACTTCTCCGCTGCACGGTTCAGAGGAATATGAAATATCGGGATATATGATGGGTAAAACAGAGGGAAAAGGACAAGACTGGCATGCACACATTACTGCTGTGACGATATCACCTAGGTTCAGGAGAATATCGCTTGCATCGATGCTATGTGACACATTAAAAACCATAACAGATAACTCCCCGCATAATGTGAACTTTATTGATTTATTTGTGAAATGCAATAACCAATTGGCGATCAGTTtatatgaaaaattggGATATTCTGTCTATAGAAGAGTTGTAGGATATTACAACTCGCAAACTGATCCAATACCTTCCCGGTCAACAAAACCAAATGACCTCAAGGATGCCTTTGACATGAGACATGGGATGGAAAGAGACCAGGGAAAAAGTCTTCGTGCTGATGGACGGAAACATAATTGCTTGCCGATGGACATACGGTTTTAA
- a CDS encoding uncharacterized protein (some similarities with uniprot|P40433 Saccharomyces cerevisiae YIL107C PFK26 6-phosphofructo-2-kinase) — MNSFQHSEISGHQHGTKTVIVMVGLPARGKSTIAKQIESTISGNCRIFNAGQRRRQLENDANSLPNDQLFDMSDPLSVKSRDEIALKSLKDLLSWLQADYDNHVGIFDATNSTIKRRNLILDTLQEYSNVPIRVVFIEVIVDSEHIIEEHLYWKVRQSDDYKHLSNKDWCISDFQSRMKQYEAVYETIEKDEFKKDSTRNFPISTFRIINRFEKCSFHGQEPPSFIYFVLLSLQRRWFLEKNAHLPTFRINELKERSSFFVPWTWIKLRKLL, encoded by the coding sequence atgaattcttttcaacacAGCGAAATCAGCGGACATCAACACGGTACGAAAACCGTAATTGTAATGGTTGGGCTGCCGGCTCGCGGTAAATCTACCATTGCTAAACAAATCGAATCGACCATTTCTGGCAATTGTCGTATTTTCAATGCTGGTCAAAGAAGACGACAGCTGGAAAATGATGCTAACTCACTTCCGAATGACCAACTATTTGATATGTCTGACCCATTGAGTGTTAAGTCTAGGGATGAAATTGCACTtaaatcattgaaagactTACTTAGTTGGTTGCAAGCAGATTATGATAACCATGTGGGAATCTTTGACGCGACTAATTCTACTATAAAAAGGAGGAATCTGATCTTGGACACTTTGCAAGAGTATTCAAACGTACCGATCAGAGTTGTATTCATCGAAGTTATCGTAGATTCCGAACACATTATTGAGGAACATCTTTACTGGAAAGTAAGACAATCCGATGATTATAAACACTTAAGCAATAAAGATTGGTGTATCTCGGATTTCCAATCCCGAATGAAACAGTACGAAGCTGTTTATGAAACCATCGAAAAGGATGAGTTCAAAAAGGATTCCACTAGAAATTTCCCAATATCGACCTTTCGAATTATAAACCGATTTGAGAAATGTTCCTTTCATGGACAAGAACCACCTTCATTCATCTATTTTGTTTTACTTTCGTTGCAACGTCGATGGTTCCTTGAGAAAAACGCTCACCTACCGACATTTAGaatcaatgaattgaaggagCGTTCAAGTTTCTTTGTTCCATGGACTTGGATAAAGCTGCGGAAGCTTTTATAG
- a CDS encoding uncharacterized protein (similar to uniprot|P53270 Saccharomyces cerevisiae YGR117C) has product MSDMEHQLTKVLVGQFLEKNGFTDSLASYLRESGVSMTSVKQTEYDDLEDIIKDRVGFNEQAVVQKLKTVSLNSELDPENVTKFTIPSWNHRLAWEEVVSTSEQRSLVIKTKFLTDNLLACATVDKKLIVSDVDHNNVTVDSISQPGIIKYFGPITEKFHYTGTIDGKVNIRNLVDGVNSQSWSFNLPGRAVMAMEMVLLEDGKILCFYCSLNNTINAYVYNLETEETSKVSEYKLLSVCTALQLAFSEDGCPVLFLARQDFTQIMIFKFRNHQIHHVANIALNTAQFSTHSFNVSDMLITSFTPSWHPINSHILQINSTTILAVATSHIPYMRIIVTKVPSLDDYTVEDLSVNSSSIPQRSVLDEYISNNASITETVTTTTKTHYDSILQNIATVVPQDSYSQPILQVSYSLGGLVVGADNGLYAVDLRKSDTWPLKYGKEDRIKSLDIYKDSICVSLASKKLVMWKLK; this is encoded by the coding sequence atGTCAGATATGGAGCATCAATTGACTAAGGTTTTGGTTGGACAATTCCtagaaaaaaatggtttTACCGACTCTTTGGCTAGTTACTTAAGAGAATCGGGGGTATCTATGACTTCTGTGAAGCAAACGGAGTATGATGACCTGgaagatatcatcaaagaCAGAGTTGGTTTCAATGAACAGGCTGTCGTtcagaaattgaaaactgttTCCCTTAACAGTGAGCTTGATCCTGAGAATGTTACAAAATTTACGATACCTAGTTGGAACCACCGATTAGCATGGGAAGAAGTGGTATCGACATCAGAGCAGAGATCTCTTGTTATAAAGACGAAATTTTTGACGGATAATCTTCTTGCCTGTGCCACAGTCGATAAAAAATTGATCGTATCAGATGTCGATCATAATAATGTGACGGTAGATTCGATTAGCCAGCCGGGCatcatcaaatattttggtCCTATAACAGAAAAATTTCACTATACGGGTACAATTGACGGTAAGGTTAATATAAGAAACTTGGTTGATGGTGTCAACAGTCAATCGTGGAGTTTTAATTTACCTGGAAGAGCTGTAATGGCCATGGAAATGGTGTTATTAGAAGATGGAAAGATACTCTGTTTCTATTGCTCGTTGAATAACACAATTAATGCCTACGTTTACAATTTGGAAACGGAAGAAACGAGTAAGGTAAGTGAATATAAGCTCCTTTCTGTGTGTACCGCACTACAGTTAGCATTCTCTGAGGACGGATGTCCTGTGTTATTCTTAGCAAGACAAGATTTTACTCAAATTatgatattcaaattcagaaatcatcaaatacaTCATGTTGCTAACATTGCTTTAAATACGGCACAATTTAGTACCCATTCTTTCAACGTTTCCGATATGCTTATCACTTCTTTCACACCGTCTTGGCATCCTATAAATTCTCACATCCTACAGATAAATAGCACAACAATCCTTGCTGTCGCTACATCCCATATTCCATATATGCGAATTATTGTCACAAAAGTTCCGAGCTTGGATGATTATACTGTTGAAGATTTGTCTGTCAACTCCTCTTCCATCCCACAACGGAGTGTTCTAGACGAATATATCAGTAACAATGCATCAATTACTGAGACAGTAACCACCACCACAAAGACGCATTACGATTCTATCTTACAGAATATTGCCACTGTAGTACCACAGGATAGTTATTCTCAGCCTATTTTGCAAGTGTCTTATTCACTTGGTGGTTTAGTCGTTGGAGCAGATAACGGATTATATGCCGTGGATTTACGGAAATCTGACACATGGCCCCTAAAATATGGCAAAGAGGATAGAATTAAGTCTTTAGACATTTACAAAGATAGCATTTGCGTTTCGCTTGCCTCAAAGAAGTTGGTGATGTGGAAGCTAAAGTAG
- the SCD6 gene encoding Scd6p (some similarities with uniprot|P45978 Saccharomyces cerevisiae YPR129W SCD6 Protein containing an Lsm domain may bind RNA and have a role in RNA processing overproduction suppresses a null mutation in CHC1 which encodes the heavy chain of clathrin): MSQYIGKTIALISNTDNRYVGLLESIDSEKGVVTLRQVRCFGTEGRKGWGPEEIYPNPNIYDTVPFNGNDVKDLNILDVPLEQVQPVLPPQVSGQPPAPLANANGPNVPAAVAGYGVYAPDKDQQQVPQQHQQKQQQQRQQTRQQPVTEKKVPNQQQQKSAAPAAPVAAVAPSAVPDSEFDFESNNAKFQNAEKPRESDIEQEKQTSKTDEIFYDKKSSFFDSISSSAVENSSSAKWEEERQVNLDTFGQARPRNNGRGGFRGRGGYRGNRGGNRGGFRGGNRNAANKPPVHDVES; this comes from the coding sequence ATGTCGCAATATATTGGTAAGACTATTGCTCTTATTTCGAATACTGATAACCGTTATGTCGGCTTATTGGAGTCTATTGACTCTGAGAAAGGTGTTGTTACTTTAAGACAAGTTCGTTGTTTCGGTACAGAGGGACGCAAGGGATGGGGCCCGGAAGAAATCTATCCCAACCCTAATATCTACGATACGGTGCCTTTCAACGGTAATGACGTTAAGGATTTAAACATTTTAGACGTTCCTTTGGAACAAGTACAACCTGTATTGCCACCTCAGGTAAGCGGTCAACCACCAGCTCCGTTGGCTAATGCAAATGGGCCCAACGTTCCTGCTGCGGTGGCCGGGTATGGTGTGTACGCTCCAGACAAGGATCAGCAGCAAGTTCCCCAACAACACCAGCAaaaacagcagcagcaaaGACAGCAGACCCGCCAACAGCCTGTTACCGAAAAGAAAGTTCCTAACCAGCAACAGCAGAAGTCTGCGGCTCCTGCTGCTCCTGTGGCTGCGGTGGCTCCTTCTGCTGTTCCAGATTCTGAATTTGATTTCGAAAGTAACAACGCCAAATTCCAGAATGCTGAAAAGCCCAGAGAATCAGATATAGAACAAGAGAAGCAAACCTCCAAGACAGATGAGATTTTCTACGATAAAAAATCCTCATTCTTTGATTCCATTTCAAGTTCCGCCGTAGAAAACTCGTCTTCTGCCAAATGGGAAGAGGAACGCCAGGTCAACTTGGATACTTTCGGTCAAGCCAGACCAAGAAACAATGGTCGTGGCGGCTTCAGAGGTCGTGGTGGATATAGAGGTAACCGTGGCGGTAACCGCGGTGGCTTCCGTGGTGGAAATCGTAATGCTGCCAACAAGCCACCAGTCCATGATGTTGAATCTTAA
- the YLH47 gene encoding Ylh47p (similar to uniprot|P89103 Saccharomyces cerevisiae YPR125W), whose translation MRYVLRSIALGRGLRAPSRSFIIGPTRQFPLAVAPRYYSQETPKQKQPVQPQQPSTALQHQPKPALPVKKEAEPKLSLWAKVKHEAQHYWDGTKLLGLEVKIAMRLVMKMSAGYELSRREKIQLKRTTQDMIRLVPFSAFVIVPFAELLLPIALKLFPNLLPSTYESKKDKQTKLESLRKTRSVMSEIIKENKSHFKPSNITEEQKLVFNSFYKHVRETGEPESREQLIQVARLFTDDTVLDNLTRPYLVAIAKYINLQPFGTDVMLRYRIRYKMLELKTDDLAIYYEGVESLDAIELRTACASRGIRNLNVEESVLRDNLKIWLNMRLKDKIPSTLLVMATAYTYGDIGSKKTLYDALCDVLSGIPDELYHEVKVNVVEEDSATNKSKMAQLKEQVEIMKEEEQQEKDAVVRVKDELSLDAVDAKTVSQTEKAAPQDGEKKPHNARTESESTEATKKN comes from the coding sequence ATGAGATATGTGTTAAGATCCATCGCATTAGGTCGTGGGCTTCGCGCACCAAGTAGAAGTTTTATTATTGGTCCAACTCGTCAGTTTCCGCTAGCAGTGGCTCCTCGTTATTACTCTCAAGAAACTCCGAAACAAAAACAGCCAGTACAGCCACAACAACCGTCAACTGCGCTACAACATCAACCTAAACCAGCTCTTCCGGTTAAGAAAGAAGCTGAACCAAAGCTATCACTGTGGGCTAAAGTTAAACATGAAGCTCAGCATTATTGGGATGGTACCAAATTATTAGGTCTCGAAGTTAAGATCGCCATGAGATTGGTTATGAAGATGTCAGCTGGTTACGAACTAAGTCGTagagaaaagattcaattgaaaagaactaCTCAAGATATGATTAGACTAGTGCCATTCAGTGCTTTTGTCATTGTCCCATTTGCTGAACTTTTGTTGCCAATTGCCTTGAAACTTTTCCCAAATCTTTTGCCTTCCACTTACGAATCTAAGAAAGATAAACAAACTAAGCTTGAGAGTCTTAGAAAGACTAGATCAGTTATGTCTGAAATAATCAAGGAAAACAAATCCCATTTCAAGCCAAGTAACATTACTGAGGAACAAAAGTTGGTCTTTAATAGCTTTTACAAGCACGTTAGAGAAACTGGTGAACCAGAATCACGTGAACAACTAATCCAAGTAGCACGTCTATTTACAGACGATACTGTGTTGGATAACTTGACCAGACCATATTTAGTCGCCATTGCTAAATACATTAACTTGCAACCATTTGGTACCGATGTCATGTTACGTTACCGTATCCGTTACAAGATGTTAGAGTTAAAGACGGATGATTTGGCTATCTATTACGAAGGAGTTGAATCATTAGACGCTATTGAATTGCGTACGGCTTGTGCTTCTAGAGGTATCAGAAACTTGAACGTGGAAGAAAGTGTTCTACGTGATAACTTGAAGATTTGGTTAAACATGAGGCTGAAGGATAAGATTCCATCAACTTTACTAGTTATGGCTACCGCATACACTTACGGTGATATTGGTTCTAAGAAGACGTTGTATGACGCCTTATGTGACGTCTTATCTGGTATTCCAGACGAGTTGTACCATGAAGTTAAGGTCAATGTTGTTGAAGAGGATTCTGCTACTAACAAATCTAAGATGGCACAGTTGAAGGAACAAGTGGAAATCatgaaggaagaagagcaacaagaaaaggatGCAGTTGTTAGAGTTAAGGACGAACTAAGTTTAGATGCTGTTGATGCCAAAACTGTAAGTCAAACTGAAAAAGCTGCCCCCCAAGATGGCGAAAAGAAGCCACATAATGCCAGAACCGAAAGTGAATCCACCGAGGCCACTAAGAAAAACTAA